The Plasmodium malariae genome assembly, chromosome: 3 genome window below encodes:
- the MAg-1 gene encoding ag-1 blood stage membrane protein homologue → MFGTKFILNIFKNKFNDLSTKCVTFIIKSYKRTCPHISDFEPFASMYYFSGLHNYRTFYLLIKINEIFNINKYKQIYIIFSTDKYDFQTDEISTNKKNRIHIDQRVDIKIRQCDETLKVDLFTTKLTKKVHIGQIKIDINSSVVMKSFPKNEWLAVEKDKFVCFKDGQEICKVQMSFYKIQKYACPNECMFIQDGLEIWKNKSKGMSKKKINLQDIHKEFNDDDKNLSLINEDTDINDISLMQKLRLISFVLEQEICVFDFYAYVPKYMSAKEIMGEWFLCFLCFKDSREEETINIETIIERNIHRDINIPLLNILRIVIDKKNETNANIIYTYENEKYNLSIHSEHHLSYIIDAITIFTNELKVLKESYGEKLQLRKNMIVQESIMKKLIGKKRVSSPRFRRSLPKSVHKMIREMYVEKSSYENTEKRKEEFLHGVSVKEGTPEKLEKRYDETINDLSAEGSTDQKIEPKKGELVKSELSEHYDKNEVKDDVYIGH, encoded by the exons atGTTTGGaactaaatttattttaaatatttttaaaaacaaatttaatgACTTATCAACAAAATGTGTAacctttattattaaaagttataaaagAACTTGTCCGCACATAAGTGATTTCGAGCCTTTTg CTTCTATGTACTATTTCAGCGGTTTGCATAATTATAGAACCTTTTATCTgctcataaaaataaacgaaatctttaatataaataaatacaaacaaatatacattatattcaGTACGGACAAGTATGATTTTCAAACTGATG AAATTTcgactaataaaaaaaataggataCACATTGATCAAAGGGTGGACATAAAAATTAGGCAGTGCGATGAGACCTTAAAAGTTGATTTATTCACaacaaaattaacaaaaaaagttcatatcggtcaaataaaaatagatattaACTCAAGTGTTGTTATGAAGTCGTTTCCAAAGAACGAGTGGTTAGCAGTAGAAAAGGATAA GTTCGTATGTTTCAAAGATGGACAAGAAATATGCAAAGTGCAAAtgtctttttataaaa TTCAAAAATATGCGTGCCCTAATGAATGCATGTTCATACAAGATGGCTTAGAgatatggaaaaataaatcgAAAGGTAtgagtaaaaagaaaattaatctTCAGGATATCCACAAAGAGTTTAATGATGATGACAAAAATCTGTCACTGATAAATGAAGATAcg GATATCAATGATATAAGTTTGATGCAAAAACTGAGGCTAATAAGTTTTGTGTTAGAACAAGAAATATGTGTATTTGATTTTTACGCATATGTGCCTAAGTACATGTCAGCAAAGGAAATAATGG GGGAGTGGTTTCTCTGCTTCCTGTGCTTCAAAGATAGCAGAGAAGAAGAAACAATCAACATAGAAACAATAATTGAAAGGAATATTCACAGAGACATAAATATccctttattaaatatacttaGGATAGTTattgacaaaaaaaatgaaactaatgctaatattatttatacgtaCGAAAATGAGAAATACAATTTGAGTATACATTCAGAACACCACCTTTCGTATATCATTGATGctataacaatttttacaaatgaa cTAAAAGTTTTAAAAGAATCTTATGGAGAAAAATTGCAGCTtcgaaaaaatatgatagtGCAAGAAAGTatcatgaaaaaattaatag gaaaaaaaagagtgtCTTCCCCTAGATTTCGTCGCAGTTTACCAAAGAGTGTGCATAAAATGATAAGAGAAATGTACGTAGAAAAAAGCAGCTACGAAAATACGGAAAAACGAAAAGAAGAATTTCTTCATGGTGTATCAGTAAAAGAGGGTACCCCtgaaaaattggaaaaaagaTATGACGAAACAATAAACGATTTATCAGCAGAAGGAAGTACTGATCAAAAAATAGAACCCAAAAAAGGTGAACTTGTAAAAAGTGAATTATCAGAACATTATGACAAAAACGAGGTAAAAGATGATGTTTACATAGGTCATtaa